A stretch of DNA from Rhizoctonia solani chromosome 9, complete sequence:
cagctgagtatgtcacagaattccgcaatcttatggcggaacttgactggaatgaggaggcatacattgcccaattcacgcgcggtctccactggaaagtcaaggaactgctatcaaccaaggatagtgTTCCTGATGAACTCGAGGCAATTTTCGCGGCCTctatcaaaattgacaacatccgccgcgaaaacgaggagaaccgccctaaaaaggcaccagccaagtccccggccaccgtggccacctccactaccaccacccaacgggtccgccttTCTGAAGACCCAAATTACGTCaccccggaagaaagggaccgccgccgcgcgtctggcctttgcgtcaagtgcggccaaaaagggcatggcatcaaacagtgccctaaTGGATGGAAGGCAACTATTAAAGAAGTTGCCAAGGTAGCAGAAGaggaattgggaaaagattgaagttgaggactgctgccaagcccccgactcaAAAAAAGGACAATTTAGATAGTTgcgttgaatttgtatcagTTGGTCttgactcaaataaaaaacctctATTATTCATCAATCTATACGTCCAGAATTTCCCGGCAGAACCTCTCAAAACCCTAatagactcaggagccacatcaaacttcatttcccccttgattgtggaaaaatataaaattccaaaaacccaactcaaaaatccacgagttgtgagaatgttagatggtaccatttcccagactggttgcatttggcaccaggtccaccTCACGGTTTCGGCCAACGGCCAcccccactccattccctttcttgtctgccccattggcaacaccccggcaatcctaggcatgacatggttaacggcagaagctcctctcattgattggcaacagggactagtcacattccctgaacaagttcaaattgcctccaaggaagaagcagactcagaccctttagcagacctcccccctcagtaccatgagtttgctaaggtttttggcgaagaagaatttaaggtcctccctccacatagggagtatgacatctctaTCGACCTtatcccagatgccaaactgtctcctggccccatatacggcatgaccgacgcagaatcaaaggcgctaaaacagcatattgacaaggaattagcaacaggcaaaatTTGCCCTagtacttcctcagcaggcgccccggtcatgtttgtaaaaaaggctgATGGATCCCTCCGACTAGTtgttgattacaggaagttaaatgacgtaacccacaaaaatgtctaTCCCCTTCCAagacaggacaacctcatggccaaactaCGTCACGCCAAAATCTTCACAAAGCTTGACTtgcgctggggttacaataatgtgCAAATTAAAGAAggcgacgaatggaaaacggctttcAGAACCAAGTACGGgttatttgaatacttagtaatgccttttggcctcaccaacgccccagccgccttccaacactttatgaacaactTGTTCCGCAACCTTATTGACGTCACTGTTGTCATCTACCTGGACaatatcctgatcttctctGAGAATCCTAAGGATCACCCTAACCACGTCAGAGAAGTACTGTCGcgactaatgaagaaccagctatTTTGCAAGTTGTCCAAGTGCTACTTCCACGTTAATACAGTTGACTACCTAGGCATTGTTATTTCTCCCTCCGGattctcaatggaccagaagaagatagAAGCTGTCACAACatggcccactcccaaaacggtcaaacaggtccaggccttcctaggttttgtcaattacctcagGCGCTttattcccaacttcagttcTGTAGCGCGCCCCCTTCATAACCTCACTAGAAAGGAAtctccttggtcatggggcgtAGTGGAAGAGCAGGCTTTCCAGGAGCTCAAAACATTAGTCACCAAAGCGCCAGTCCTGATCCATTTGAACCCCAACTTGCCCTATTATCTAGAGACAGACGCGTCAGGCGTAGCTATGGGAGCCATCTTGAGTCAGCGGGGAGACAATAACCGCCTACATCCGGTAGCCTACATGTCAAAGTCCTTCTCCGGTGCCGAGGcaaattacaacacccacaacaaggaactcttAGCTATCATTAAAGCCCTGGAGGAGtggcgtatcttcttagAAGCAACGGATAGACCCATACAGGTTTACACGGACCAtcgaaacctggaatactggatgcaagcAAGAACTTTCAACCGCAGGCATGCCCGATGGCgcgtattcctgagcaattttaACTTcgaaatccactattgcccaggaaagcaatcaggaaaaccagacgcATTATCCAGAAGGTCAGACTACGTAGACACGCccccagaaccagaggtcatgttaccagcagaagtctttgcaaatacctcagaggaagaagtcaAAATAGTCACAGAAATTTGCTCCAGACTCAGAGAAGACCCGTCCCTGGAGcctatcatccaattcctcacagaagacgcggacaatgcacctccctccatccagaaagcttacagagactacgattgggaagaagacctgctatggtaccaaggaaaactagttgtcccagactccAAAACCCTGAAGGAACAACTTCTgaaggaattccatgactccctgCTAGCGGGCCATCCGGGCCAACAGAGAACCCTTGAACTTCTGAGttgcaactactggtggccaggcatgaaatcatctgccaaagaatgggtagaatgctgcCCCACATGCCAGGCCAACCGTCGAGCTCACGCCCCGGTCATTGCCCTCAAACCactagaagttcccccctacCCGTTCCACACCATTTCCTATGACTTTATTACAGGATTCCCAAAGTCAAACGGTCATGACGCAATCTtggtagtcattgactccttctcaaaatttgggcatttcatcccaactaccaagaaggTTACATCCAAGGGTCTAGCAGAATTATTCATTtcacatgtgtggaaactccatggttTACCGGTCAGAACAATATTGGACAGAGGGACTACGTTCACAGGGAAGTTCCTAAGGGCGCtctaccaacgccttggggtaaaaccatccttctcatcagcctaccaccctgagtcagatggacaaacagaaagggtgaaccagttcattgagttctacctaagATCGTATGTTGCGGCAGACCACTTGGATTGGGCCTCCTGGTTACCATTAGCGGAATATGCCTACAATAACGCAAGACACTCCGCCATGGGAAAAACCCCCTTCGAGTTGGTATACGGACAAAACCCTGTCATGAACCCGTCCAATATTCCAGcaaacgtaccagaagccaACCATGTGGCAGATACTCTTgctcaagaatggaaagaagcagaGGCAGCTCTCAGGATGAGTAAGGAGAAAATGGCTGGAAACAAGGGGACTATACCGGAATACTCAATTGGTGATAAGGTCTggttagatggaaaaaacgtggagcttagaacaaactccaacaaactagacCCCAGGAGACTAGGACCATTTGAAATCACGGAGAAAATCTCTAGCCATGCGTACCGCCTGAAACTCCcagaaaccctgaaaatccacaacgtgttctatgtaggactacTATCCAAAGCGCACCAATCTccaagccaaccattcccaaaaaaaccccctcctgaaacaatagaaggggaagaagaatacaaagttgaGCAGATCATTAACTCTAAACGCCaacaagggaaatggttctacttgatcaaatggaaggggtacggcccagaagacaactcgTGGGAGCCGGAAGAACtattggaacacagccaagaagagatcaagcaattcaaccaagctagactcagaaaggcttgtgacgccgccaagagcctttaaggggggggcaatgttacaacctcctaaattataccactggattcgcctattttttctgttatttttagtattttttacgaactgtttatctcatgtttttcgatcacgtgatctcggcgcttattatgccgagatgccgcgccgagataccgtgccaagggcgcttaggagaaatccacgcttctgcgcagcccgcagcacacttctcatttgttatatgtacttcttttcacacgcgcacagaccatgtaaatagtgtgcctctgtctatatatacagcagggaaattgcttggaaccaccaagttgattttaccttgtctcttactcactagagaaggtagtcagccagctaagtagccggccctcagtagAAACAgaagcactcaccccttgattaactcatcacacctcccaggcctcaggccccctcgtcgacagtagatagcagtagagcgccttaagcgctattagtatagcctttagtagttagattacataagcaagtgtagtagtacggcctcaagcgcccgcccactagcgtgtacccaaccttacagttggcgtacaacacaggccatatcctactgaaaaaaggaatcttttactgatgtactgattttcaggatcttatcacaccacagtgacaCCAGTAGTAAATCTGACAGGAGCGTCTTGACGATATTGGCAAGTATGGAAGTATATGAATTAATTCTCAGCAAGAGTTGGGTATGTGATTCTTTTTCCAAAAATCGATAATGGGAGGATTCTACAGGGTGATATAGATAGTGATATCACTTAGTTGAGAAACCTATGTTAATTAAACTGTGGCGGAATGTGTGAGCAATTGAAGAAATCATATTGGACACATAGTTGGGTTCTGTAGTTATGTAAACCAAGGTCCAGATTTGCTGTTGAGCTATAAACATCTGTGTGTACTCAACCACTACTGGTACCTTGAATCCCAACAAATGAATATTAGATGGTGTGCATATTGTATTTAAATCAATACAATGTATCTTGGGTCCAGTAAGGAGCCATAGCGCGGACTTGTCGACCATAGAGTTGGCCCAGCCCATCCGCCAGCACGTGAGCAGAGGAAGCCTTGTCGTGCCTTCAAGCTCTAGGGCTGGACTTTGAGCTGGAAAAGTGCAAACTCATTCACTTTGCCAAATCAGGTCAGTCCCTTAAAGACAACCCACCAATCAACATACCGCGCCCAACAGGCGTTGCCCACAGGGTCTTTGCCACCACTACAACCATTCGATGGCTTGGTTTCTTCCTCGACCGGCGACTTGACTTCAAAGACCACGTCAAGAAATGCGCAATTAAAGGGCTATCCGTCATATCTGGCCTCAAGCTCTTGGCCAATATTGTCCGTGGACTTTCCGTCGCTCACGCGCGCATCCTATTCAAAGCCTGCGTACTCCCAATCCTCACATATGGTTCTGCTATCTGGTATAGAGGCACACAACAGAATGGTCTTATTGAACCCTTAGTTAAGGCCCAGAACGTTGGCCTAAGATGGCTGTTAGGTGCCTTCCGAACGTCACCCATTGGCGCCCTCAAACATCTTGCCTCAATCCCACCCATGCACATTGCCCTGGCCAGACTATCCAGGAACGCCTCCACCCGCCTCTCCACGCTTCCTCCTTGTTCGGAAGTTGCCCAACGTCTCCCCCGCAAATGGGACACTCACAACCCCGACCGCCCCGACTGCTTGAGGTCCAAAACCAAAACCCGCGTTTCACCTATTGTCCACCTAGTGGGACTTTCCCACCCCAAGTGCAAAAATATCATACCATACCTAGTACCACCCTGGGAAGCCCCTCACTCTTGGGGCAATCGTCTCAAATCCTACCCTCCACCAAAACACCTTTCCCGCAATTCCTGCAAAGAATTTGCCAAAAAACTTAGACGGCAAATCACTTCCCTCACCACCGACGAATCCGTAGTCTGCTTTACCAACGGTTCCAAACGGGTGGTCAATGGATGTTGCCGTGTAGGGATAGGGTTCACCATCCAACACCATGGCGTAGAAATCAaccataactcagccaaccTTGGGCCAAGGTTTGAAGTTTTTGATGCCGAAATGCTTGCCCTAGCCCTCGCCCTTAAAACCGCAGCCTCTCAGGCAAGAAGACTCAACTCCCACTCAATCATCCTATTCGCGGACAATCAGGCAGCCGTCTCCTTGATTACGTCTTTAGACAAACACCCAGGCCAATTCGCCTCTATCGCATTCCGCAAAGCGGTCGACAAATTCCTCCACGAAGCTCCCGAGAACCGGATAAAAGTCTGCTGGGTACCAGGCCACAACGGAATCGAAGGGAACAAACGGGCAGACCGACTTGCAAACGATGGGGGCTCTAAACCCCCAATCTCTATCCTCAACCAATCGCTCACATGGTCCAAAGCCCAATCCACCCACCAGGCGAGCCGTACCTGGGGTCGCGAATGGGCGTCTCAACCACACTCGCTATTTGTCACCAACCATATCCGACGTCCCCCATCCCTCACGCTCGCTCGATTTGCTAGGACATACCGCGGGCACAGATCGACTCATGCACGCCTCAACCAGATCATTTTGGGCCACGGCTTCTTTGGCGAATACCGCGAGCGATTCCGCCCTGACGATGACCCGAGCTGCCCCTGCGGCCAGCCCCGGCAAACTCTCGATCATGTCCTTCGCGACTGCCATATACACACTGAGGCTCGCAATTTCCTCCGGAGGGTGTCCGGGCCGATGCTTGACTCTATTCTTTTCGGTACTCAAGCTGGCCTTGAGGCACTCGCTCAATTCCTCGGCGCGTCAAACGCCTTCTCGCTCTACCCTTAGACCTATGCACTCTTTTCCGCTTTTCTTATTTATGATTATTTATTCTACACCTATGCTCTCTGTCTCTGTCTCTTGCGTCCGCCTGTCTCTTGTCCTGTCTCTGCGCTTGACTGCTCGTTCTCTCGGACCTGTATGCACCCTACGTGCACAGGTTTTCTACTTACTCTCAACCGCCTTGTGTGTTCCTTTGTCTTTCCTGTCCTCTGTCTCGCCTGTCTCTCCTGGTTAGTTTTAGCCCTCGGTGTTCGACCATGTGATCGTGTCCGAGTAATAAATTGCagtcaaaaaaaaaatccGCCAGCACGTGACCCTAGTCTAGGACTGGatcggggggggggggtaacCCAGTAGCCCCTATTCGGCGATCTATCTGAGAGGAGCCCGATCACTGTGGACTTTTTAATCTGGGACCAATAGTGTTATCAGTGAAGGGGAGCTACTGGATTAACCCTATTGATTGACCCAGACTCTCTTCCAGAGAATCTGGTTTACCTGACTACAGTCACCATCCATCCCACCAGAATCTCACGCAACTCTTTTCTTTCATCCCACATAATAATCCGCCCTGCGGCTAAGAAGAGTGGCTATCTGACCCGCGAGTCTCCCCTGCGACTTGATCCTCTGGTCTTTCTTACCGGGCCCCTCTCCCTACAGTTACCTTCCCAGTCGGTATTGGCATCTATTGCGCTTACTCCACGCCACATTTATAAACCTTCTACGTACGCTCTCATTGGTCGTATCTTTTCGAGCTGACGACACCAACTGAAATAGGCATATATTCTTGATGTGCATACATAAAACCTAACCAGATACGTGAGAACCCAGACCCGTACGGCATAACAATATAATGACGACACCGATACCATTCTGACGGTGAGATAGTGAGCACTTTTGCCTGAAATAGCCTGGGTTTCTAAGGAAGTTTGAATTTTCCTGCCCCGTCAGGTAATGGGAGACAGCTCTAAGTCTCATGCACTGTACGTAATAATCACTTCTCGGATGTTGATAAATGCCATGTGCCCAAACCTATTGGAACGGGACTCAAATTAAAAGGTGGTGTTGCAGTAACCGGCAGATCCTGGGATTAGCCCTTATAAAAGGCGCCCATGCAAACCTTACAGCTGTTACGAAAATAGTGTTCACTTTTAACTTTCCGCCCGTTGTGGCCCACTCGTTGCTTGGTGACTTGGTCCGTGGAACATACCACAAATGACACATCACATGACAAGCTTGTCAATCGATTCTTAGTCCAGAAAGGTCAGCATACTCAATAGAACAGCATGCTCTTGTTACAGTGTAAGTAGGTTGCGCGTGCCCTCATCTATGGTGCGATTGTTAGCACCATATTCAGTGTGTCATTACAAAACAAGACGAGCAGGGGTATATTAGGGACCAAAGCGGTCAAACCGGAGAGTCACGCGGATAATACCATGGGTGGGGCATGTTGCGGTACTTAAACGGAATACAGCCGTAAGTAAAACAGACAACGGTATGGTCATGGTTGAAACCGGGATATAGCCCGGATACCCGTTTGTACATACATCAATGATTACATAAACTGCTCCAAGATGCAAGTCGCGTACGAAACATTAGGGAGAAGCGAGGTTTTATACCAAGTTCCTATTGCCATCTGGGCTTGGAAGGTTTGGTGGGACATTTGGTGTTGTAGGTGTTCAATCATAAGTCTTCCACCCGAAAAAGCGCGTTTGGCACCAACAGAAGCAGCTAATTAATGTTGTTTAATTCAGTCAAACAATTGCTGTATATAGGGCTAACAATATTACCTGGCGCAGTTAAAAAATCAAGTACCATTTGGACAACAGCTGGGCGTCACCCAAGCTCCTTGTGCCAATATCCAAGAACGCTACCATATTGAGCTACGACGTCGCTCGGAATACAGGGGCTATTTAGATAGCCTTCGATAGAGTCCTCCATGGCCCGGTAAGAGGCTGCAGTCGCAAACAACGAGTGGCGCTGGGTCCATATATTACGCTAGTGACAAAGCAAAGGCTCAGTTCAAGTGTGAAACCAAGTGTTACACACTGAACTGGTTTTACAAACAAAGTGTGAAGCTGAAACTTTTATaacaacgcatatattcatattTTACATTATTTACTACGGATTTAACAAAAGTCCGACACTCATATTCCCAAAAATTTGACACTATGCACTGCTTACTCCAACCCGCAGTTGCCCGCACTAACCTGCAGGTGGAGACTGCGGTTGAGGCAAGACGCGGGTGGCTATTTCCAATTCACCCGGCCAACCGTTCCGCCGGCGCGGTTAGGACTGTGGGCTCCACTGCGGGCTTACCCGGTTGACCGCTATCCGCTTTGGTCCCTAGGGTACATTGGTAGTCGTTCACGTGAGGCGTGCTCCACGGACTAAATCACCGAACAACGAGTGGGGCTCACAGCGGGCAAAAAGTTAAAAGTGCACACTATTTCCGTAACAGCTGTATCATCGTAGATTGCAATATAACTTATTCTGTACTTGCTCGGTAACGTGGCACCACAATTGCTAAAAATGAAGTGTTCTGAACGATTGATTAATATTTTCTGGTCCTCGGACCCAACATGTGTGGACGAATTTGATAGACATCTGGCCGTCATACACGCGGGCCTTACGATGGATCCACACTTTCTACCTCACCTCATTGACACATTCGTTCCTTGGATTCAGACGTACTCAGTTTGCATCCAGCGATATAAACCTCGAACCAGTCCCATTACACCCCGGATCCTCCGTCTACTTCGTCCCCCATAGCACGCGTTAAGTCCAATGTCTCACTCGGACCTCGCTAGTTCCGTCTGGTTTATTACAGGCTGTAGAACTGGCATGGGCAGACATTTTGCCTTGGTACGTCCGTCCAACACCATGGGTCTTGGGCAACGCATAAAACGGGTTGACGTTCATAATCtacatgcgcatacatatgACCACCTAGACGCTTTTGAGCCTGGGACAAAAAGTGATCGCGACAGCTCGAAACATCGACCGAATCCGTGATATAGAGCAAGCAGGGGCCGCAATAATGACAGTAGATGTTACTTGGTCGCCGGAAAAGCTGAAACAAGTGGCCGCAAATGCGATCGAAGTATACGGAAGAATAGACTATTTGATCAACAACGCTGGGTGAGTACATGCCTTTTCAGCTACAAGGACTTCGTTAAGTAGCCTTTGATTCATAATTAGTTATGTATGCCAAGGCGCGATTGAGGAGGTGAGCTGCCAAGAGACATATGACATCTTTAATACAAGTACGTACAGGGATTATGCTTGTCAATAACAGTTCTGATCTGACTTGACTAACAACAGACGTGTTTGGTGTTCTCAACGTCACTCGGTCATTCCTTCCCCACTTTCGTCAGCGCCGTTCTGGTGGCATCATAATCATATCTTCTATAACATCAAGATGGTATCACCCCGGAATGACCATATATTCCGCTACGAAGGCAGCGGTATCGACGCTGGGAGAGGGGCTGAAGGCAGAAGTTGAAGGTTTAGGTATCAAGGTGCTCACGATTGATTTAGTAGGTTGCTGGAATAAAGATATCACCATGGCCTGATAGCATACTGAATAACTCGTTCGCATAATCACTTGATAGGGGCATTTCCGAACTCCAGTGCTTGAACGCGATACAAACCTCAAGAGAGCTGCCCAGGTTATTATGGATTACAAGCCCATCAATGGCTATCTCGAAGAATATATAGAGAGAAGAGCAGGCAATGAGCCCAACGATCCTAAGTTAGGGGTGCTACGAGTAATCGAGATAATTACTCAAAGCGGTATGGCTACCGGTAGAGAAGTACCAGCACGTATCCTTCTGGGAGCGTGAGTTTGTTCGAGCCTGCAGCCATCGATAGTACTGACTATTTATTTCGTCCGATAGTGATGGGAAAGAGCCATTTGTGAAGATATGTCAGGACATAGTTAAGCAGATTGAAGAGTGGAGCGACGTTATTTGTTCAACTAGCTATTGAATCATTTAAATACCATTGTTTGAGTCGTTGCGAATGTATCTAGGAGCTTATGGCTTCTAGTCAGTGAAAAGGAAACCAAAACCTCCCCCACTATCGAGTGGTTACAGGCTACCAGAGTGCTTATGTGAAGCGGTGTAGTAACATATTTTCAGACTAGTCACCATACAGTGCACTCAAATTTCACTCGGCTCTTTATTCTTTccacccaccactccacTTTTGTACCCAGAGAGGATGGCCACCCGACCCGCGAGCCTCCCTCGCGTCTCATGCAGTGAAAGAGCTTGGGCAATTGCAAAGGAGTAGAATTTAGCATTGAGTTGTATCGAAGCCACTTAGTGAGAACTGGGTTGAACTAGGTTGACTCGAGGGGGCTATTTCCATGCGGCCCACTAAACGAGGTTCGATATGTTTAGATCCTGGCGGCTGATAAGATAACTATCCCATATTTATAACCGTGGCTGTGCAATGATATCCACGCCATAATTTTGATCTTGTTTTCCTCCCGCTGACCACATGGGCAAAAGTGCAAAACTTCATAAAAGGCCTAGAAAGGTATGCAATGTACGAATCATACTTCGGAGAAGATTTATAGTCCTTCACTTTAAGGCCAAGGTCACTAGTTCCTCTGTCCAACCCCAAGCAACGAAGACCAAGGCAGATAAAGTGAAGAAGCTCAAATCTAAATCTTCTAACAGAGACCGGGAAGGACACGTGTTAGGCGGCGCGGACTATGTTACACTCATGATGGGTGGCCGAGCGAAAGCCAGGGAGGAGGCCTTGAAGTTGCCCGTCGACGAAGATTAGGTGGTCCTTACTTTTGCCGACATGGCCGGACTCAAATAAATACAGACGACCCTTCATCACTCGAGCTCAATGGGATAATACAATGGGGCCCCTGAATGATAGGCTATAGCTTTTGGGCGGTGTAGCCGCAGGCGTGGCTGCTGTTTGCATGAGCGTCCTTATTCACTGCTGTGTTGCATCTGCCTTCCAGGCTTGCGCAATTTGATGTTGGGTGTGGTTTCTACTATTTCAGGCCAGAAAGTGACCAAAATAAACCAAGTGGAACATGACAATCGTCAGACTACCGTACAACATATCAACTAATGAACCTGCACAATCTCCGGTCACCGAGCCGAGATTAACTCATACAACCAAAAATAAAAGGGGGTACAATCGGAACCAGTGTCCATCACCGAACATCTAATGTATTTCACTGGGATGAAACGTAAACGGGCATGGGTCTGAGAATCACAGGTGTTCCCTTCgaaaagggggggggggtctaAACATTGAGTCATTCAAACAGTCTTAAACCACTCTTCGTCCAAAATCGCTCAAAGATCGACGGAGCACACATGCACTCGGCCAGGACTTAGATGCGGCGTGGTGACTTCCGAATGCACTCCTGTTCACCCTTGTCGTTAACGGACAGTGCGTATCCTTTCATGCAAGTATCTAAATTCAAATCAAGTCGTCAGGAACCAAGCGAGCACGCATATAATTGAAAAACTTGCAAATCGTGCATTTCCCCTCAGTGCAACTGGTCCCACGAACGCCAGGAAGATCAACACAAGAGATACCTAGGCCAGTCGAACTACATCCGCCACAGTTGTAAAGATCTTCAGATGGCTTGACGCACTCATAAGGTTCGTTAGGGGAACTGTGGAAACAAGGTTAGTCTCGGTTCAAATAGGCAACAAAAGGAACCCACATAGTTGCCGTTGCACGGTCGCCGTTAAGAGCCGGAGGGGGGTCAATGGGGCATGCAGTCATGGCAGACGGGCATCGTTGGAGTGTCCCATCCGGTCCCAAGATAGGTTGGTTACGTTTGGCCTTTCCATAATGACCTGAGGGCTGAGGATGGGATGTGCATGTAGACTGAGAAGAATGTTATTACTTGCAAACTTGAACATGATAATAAGCTTACTTCACAGTACGGAATGCCTAATATCCCCTTCTTGACGACTGCGGTACACCCTTCATTTAGAGGTTTCTGTATAACCGGAATGTCAGCATGATTTTACGAATTGATTGGGCCCAGTTCACGTGCCTTCAACAATCCCAGAAGACATATACACTTGTCCTTGGTGACATTAGGAACCAACCCGTAAAGCGGAGGGCACGCTTTATCGAAAGTGGCCACAGCAGTGGATGCCAAAGCAAAGAGCGCGGTTACAATGAACGAAGGACGCATAACTAGAAGACTGGTCTCGGCAATTGTCGGAGAGTAAACGACAAATTTCAAGGCGAACTTCAAAGTAACACTCGGCTACACTTTCAATAGTGTCAATCAAAGTAGACAGGTATAGGAGCGTAGACGTACCTTGCAGGGAGCGAAGGGAGGGGTGAACGAAAGACTCCACGGCGTTTCATTGTTGGGTAGGGTAGGTTTTAATAGGAGGGAGTTTTGGTACGATAGAATACTGTCGAAGATACCGACATAGCCAGATTGGAGGTTCAGGGGTGTTTGGTCTCGATTTCAATAATTGAACAAGGGTCAGGGCGCGGATAAAACAAATCTCTACCGCTGCTGAACGCAAAACGCGGGGAACAGCATTACCAGATAACGAGGAAGCTGGACAGTGAGAATATGGCATCAAATAGGCGCATTTATGGTTGATAGATGCCAATGTGGGACATACCGTCCTCGATCCACACAGGGTCGAGCTTCTGCAACAGTGTCGGCGACCGCGTCTGGGCATCAAAAAAGGACCGGAACCTCTCGTGGATGATAAGAAGCTCCAGGAAGGCCAGCAATTTTCTACATGCGTCAGCCGTCGTAATTTACAGAATAAGATTTGATTTAATCGGTATCTGCGACGTCAACGGCGGCCACCGCTGACGCCTATCAGACCATTGAGGTGTGAACCTCTCGAAAAAGGCGTCTTGGTAGTAACCGATGG
This window harbors:
- a CDS encoding short chain dehydrogenase — translated: MTVDVTWSPEKLKQVAANAIEVYGRIDYLINNAGYVCQGAIEEVSCQETYDIFNTNVFGVLNVTRSFLPHFRQRRSGGIIIISSITSRWYHPGMTIYSATKAAVSTLGEGLKAEVEGLGIKVLTIDLGHFRTPVLERDTNLKRAAQVIMDYKPINGYLEEYIERRAGNEPNDPKLGVLRVIEIITQSGMATGREVPARILLGADGKEPFVKICQDIVKQIEEWSDVICSTSY